One region of Streptomyces sp. CG4 genomic DNA includes:
- a CDS encoding O-acetyl-ADP-ribose deacetylase yields MTTITLVQGDITRQSADAIVNAANSSLLGGGGVDGAIHRRGGPAILEECRALRASRYGKGLPAGQAVATTAGALDARWVIHTVGPVYSQSEDRSELLASCYRASLKVADELGARTVAFPAVSTGVYRWPLDDAARIAVEAVRDTATAVEEVRFVLFDERAYDAFARQVG; encoded by the coding sequence ATGACCACCATCACCCTCGTCCAGGGAGACATCACCCGGCAGAGCGCGGACGCGATCGTCAACGCGGCCAACTCCTCCCTCCTCGGCGGCGGAGGAGTCGACGGCGCGATCCACCGGCGCGGCGGCCCCGCCATCCTGGAGGAGTGCCGCGCGCTGCGCGCCTCCCGGTACGGCAAGGGCCTGCCCGCCGGCCAGGCGGTCGCCACGACGGCGGGAGCACTCGACGCCCGCTGGGTCATTCACACGGTGGGTCCGGTGTACAGCCAGAGCGAGGACCGCTCGGAGCTGCTCGCCTCCTGCTACCGCGCGTCCCTGAAGGTCGCCGACGAACTCGGCGCCCGCACCGTCGCGTTCCCGGCCGTCTCCACGGGCGTGTACCGGTGGCCGCTGGACGATGCGGCACGGATCGCCGTGGAGGCGGTGCGGGACACGGCGACGGCGGTCGAGGAGGTGCGCTTCGTCCTCTTCGACGAGCGGGCCTACGACGCCTTCGCCCGGCAGGTCGGCTGA
- a CDS encoding PLP-dependent aminotransferase family protein gives MPAGGKSEWLAGRLRQAIADGRLAVGSRLPPTRVLAAELRVSRGVITEAYRRLAEDGHLEGRRRGGTVVVAAPFDSPGTGVLGGGTATATATAPPINSPDTAPRHADILATPPTNSPNAAPRSGGRERGEARSGPACGARGRRAPAASGTARATLRGTASPETPDSLGITGTMGSRTSGRGTGHASSDRAPDPTSGTLPSNAPSPLPPPRPAPAPPPPPLRAPGRLSPAPPTSPFSHAPGADVFDALRNAPAAVDFTPGRPDLATFPRTAWLRAERAVLAGLSAEHLGYGDPRGAPALRRAVADWLARMRGVRVTPDEVLIVAGTAQALTLLHQVLRADGIDAVAVEDPGSLGGRQHLRNGGLDTPPVPVDEEGVRVAALRATGARAVLLTPAHQFPTGVVTSGERRRELLGWARDGGLILEDDYDAEHRYDRPPVPALRALLADRVCYMGSVSKLLAPALRIGWLVAPPRYRTDLVDAKRFNDLGNAVLPQLVLARLMESGALERHLRLLRRRHRDRRDAMIAALAEQLPGGTVHGAAAGLHLTVTYTADVPDTEFAAAALTRGVKCQPLSWHRQLPGPPGLVLGYAATAPGAIAEGVALLGATLRELTRQRRDRQGRPALPPS, from the coding sequence CTGCCCGCGGGCGGTAAGTCGGAGTGGCTGGCCGGCCGGCTGCGGCAGGCGATAGCGGACGGCCGACTGGCGGTGGGCAGCAGACTCCCGCCCACTCGGGTGCTCGCCGCCGAACTGCGCGTCTCCCGCGGCGTGATCACCGAGGCCTACCGCCGACTCGCCGAGGACGGTCATCTGGAGGGGCGCCGCCGCGGGGGCACGGTGGTGGTGGCGGCACCGTTCGATTCGCCGGGCACCGGGGTTCTGGGCGGGGGCACGGCCACGGCCACGGCCACGGCACCACCGATCAACTCCCCAGACACCGCCCCCCGGCACGCAGACATCCTCGCAACACCACCGACCAACTCACCGAACGCCGCACCCCGGAGTGGGGGCCGGGAGCGCGGTGAGGCGCGGAGCGGACCCGCGTGTGGCGCGCGCGGCAGGCGTGCGCCGGCTGCGTCGGGAACGGCCCGCGCCACCCTGCGCGGGACCGCGTCGCCGGAGACGCCGGACTCGCTGGGCATCACGGGCACGATGGGCTCTCGTACCTCCGGCCGCGGAACCGGCCACGCCTCCTCCGACCGCGCCCCTGACCCCACCTCCGGCACGCTGCCCTCCAACGCTCCCAGCCCGCTGCCCCCACCCCGTCCCGCGCCCGCACCCCCGCCCCCGCCCCTGCGCGCACCCGGTCGCCTCTCCCCCGCCCCGCCCACATCGCCCTTCTCCCACGCCCCCGGCGCCGACGTCTTCGACGCGTTGCGCAACGCCCCGGCCGCCGTCGACTTCACTCCCGGGCGGCCGGACCTCGCCACCTTCCCGCGTACCGCCTGGCTGCGGGCCGAGCGCGCCGTGCTCGCGGGGCTGTCCGCGGAGCACCTCGGCTACGGCGACCCCCGTGGCGCTCCCGCGTTGCGGCGGGCCGTGGCCGACTGGCTGGCGCGGATGCGGGGTGTGCGGGTGACGCCGGACGAGGTGCTGATCGTCGCGGGCACCGCCCAGGCGCTCACGCTGCTGCACCAGGTGCTGCGGGCGGACGGTATCGACGCCGTGGCGGTGGAGGACCCGGGCTCGCTCGGGGGACGCCAGCATCTGCGGAACGGGGGCCTGGACACCCCGCCGGTGCCGGTCGACGAGGAGGGGGTGCGGGTGGCTGCGTTGCGGGCGACCGGAGCCCGCGCGGTGCTGCTCACCCCGGCCCACCAGTTCCCGACCGGCGTGGTGACCAGCGGCGAGCGCCGGCGTGAGCTGCTGGGCTGGGCGCGCGACGGCGGGCTGATCCTGGAGGACGACTACGACGCCGAGCACCGTTACGACCGGCCCCCGGTCCCCGCGCTGCGGGCCCTGCTGGCCGACCGGGTGTGCTACATGGGCAGCGTGTCGAAGCTGCTCGCCCCGGCCCTGCGCATCGGCTGGCTGGTGGCCCCGCCCCGTTATCGCACGGACCTGGTCGACGCCAAGCGTTTCAACGACCTGGGCAACGCGGTGCTGCCGCAGCTGGTGCTCGCCCGGCTGATGGAGTCCGGCGCACTGGAGCGTCACCTACGGCTGTTGCGGCGCCGGCACCGCGACCGCCGGGACGCGATGATCGCCGCGCTGGCCGAGCAGTTGCCCGGCGGGACCGTGCACGGCGCCGCGGCGGGCCTGCATCTGACCGTCACCTACACCGCGGACGTGCCCGACACCGAGTTCGCGGCTGCCGCGCTGACCCGGGGCGTCAAGTGCCAACCGCTATCCTGGCACCGGCAGTTGCCCGGCCCGCCCGGTCTCGTCCTCGGCTATGCGGCCACCGCACCGGGAGCCATCGCCGAGGGCGTGGCGCTGCTCGGCGCCACCCTGCGCGAATTGACCCGGCAGCGGCGCGACCGCCAGGGCCGCCCAGCGCTGCCGCCCTCCTGA
- a CDS encoding B3/4 domain-containing protein, translating to MRFRHADTIWATFPELASGALYATGVDARVDTGPRAAEYTARALDRLAGTTEGEFPEVLAWRRTFSQLGVKPTQYRCASESLLRRLRKEGTLPRIHPLVDLCNALSVAYAIPVAVLDVDRVAWPLLEVRPADGDETYTAFGGGVEHPAPGEVTFVDSSGRAHARRWTHRQSGHSAVGEHTRRVLVVAEAMHEGGAAMVPELLKAVEAEVAAHWGAGTETAVLTAAAPDFVFGG from the coding sequence ATGCGATTCCGGCACGCGGACACCATCTGGGCCACGTTCCCCGAACTGGCTTCAGGCGCGCTGTACGCCACCGGCGTGGACGCCCGCGTCGACACCGGGCCGCGCGCCGCCGAGTACACCGCCCGCGCCCTGGACCGGCTGGCCGGAACCACCGAGGGTGAGTTTCCCGAAGTGCTGGCCTGGCGGCGGACGTTCAGCCAGCTCGGAGTGAAGCCGACGCAGTACCGGTGTGCCTCGGAGTCGCTGCTGCGGCGGCTGCGGAAAGAGGGCACGCTGCCGCGCATCCATCCGCTGGTCGACCTGTGCAACGCGCTGTCGGTGGCGTACGCGATCCCGGTGGCCGTCCTCGACGTCGACCGGGTCGCCTGGCCGCTGCTGGAGGTGCGGCCGGCCGACGGCGACGAGACGTACACGGCGTTCGGCGGGGGCGTCGAGCATCCCGCGCCCGGCGAGGTGACCTTCGTCGACTCGTCGGGCCGGGCGCACGCCCGGCGCTGGACCCATCGGCAGAGCGGCCACTCGGCGGTCGGCGAGCACACCCGCCGTGTGCTGGTGGTGGCGGAGGCCATGCACGAGGGTGGCGCGGCGATGGTGCCCGAGCTGCTGAAGGCGGTGGAGGCGGAGGTGGCGGCGCACTGGGGGGCCGGCACGGAGACGGCCGTGCTCACCGCGGCCGCGCCGGACTTCGTCTTCGGCGGCTGA
- a CDS encoding NAD(P)/FAD-dependent oxidoreductase, translating to MPSMLDAVVVGAGPNGLTAAVELARRGFSVALFEAKSTVGGGARTEELTLPGFRHDPCSAAHPLGINSPAFRALPLDRYGLEWLHADLPMAHPFLDGTAAVLSRSVAETAASFGPRDAGAYRRLVEPFLADWDTLVRDFMSLPLTALPRDPVALARFGLAGLPPATWLLRRFRDERAKALFAGLVAHVIAPLDGLATGAVGLVFALAAHARGWPVPRGGSQAISDALAGYLKDLGGAVHTDYEIKRLDDLPPARAYVFDTSPTALARIAGFGDHYAHYRYGPSVFKIDYALDGPVPWTAPEARTAGTVQIGASQAEISTALRAASREGRAPQRPFLITVQPSVADPTRAPEGKHVFWAYGHVPNGWSGDLTDAMERQLERFAPGFRDRVLARAVAGPAELAAHNANYVGGDIACGAASGLQLLLRPRLSLFPYHTPHPAVFICSSATPPGPGVHGMSGHNAAKAVWRRLRQT from the coding sequence GTGCCGTCGATGCTCGATGCGGTCGTGGTGGGTGCGGGACCGAACGGACTGACCGCGGCCGTGGAGCTGGCCCGCCGCGGCTTCTCCGTCGCGCTGTTCGAGGCGAAGTCCACCGTGGGCGGCGGCGCCCGCACCGAGGAACTGACCCTGCCCGGCTTCCGGCACGACCCGTGCTCGGCCGCCCACCCCCTCGGCATCAACTCGCCGGCGTTCCGCGCCCTCCCCCTCGACCGCTACGGCCTCGAATGGCTGCACGCCGACCTGCCGATGGCGCACCCGTTCCTCGACGGCACCGCGGCCGTGCTGTCCCGCTCGGTGGCCGAGACGGCCGCCTCCTTCGGACCGCGCGACGCGGGCGCGTACCGCAGGCTGGTCGAGCCGTTCCTCGCCGACTGGGACACCCTCGTCCGGGACTTCATGTCCCTGCCGCTGACCGCGCTCCCGCGCGACCCGGTCGCCCTGGCCCGCTTCGGACTGGCCGGGCTGCCGCCGGCCACCTGGCTGCTGCGCCGCTTCAGGGACGAGCGGGCCAAGGCCCTCTTCGCCGGTCTGGTCGCGCATGTGATCGCGCCGCTGGACGGCCTGGCCACCGGCGCCGTGGGCCTGGTCTTCGCGCTGGCCGCGCACGCCCGCGGCTGGCCGGTGCCCCGCGGCGGCTCCCAGGCGATCTCCGACGCCCTCGCCGGCTATCTGAAGGACCTCGGCGGCGCCGTCCACACCGACTACGAGATCAAGCGCCTGGACGATCTGCCGCCCGCGCGGGCGTACGTCTTCGACACCTCGCCCACCGCGCTCGCCCGCATCGCCGGCTTCGGCGACCACTACGCGCACTACCGCTACGGCCCGAGCGTCTTCAAGATCGACTATGCCCTGGACGGCCCGGTGCCCTGGACCGCGCCCGAGGCCCGCACCGCCGGCACCGTCCAGATCGGCGCGAGCCAGGCCGAGATCTCCACCGCCCTGCGCGCCGCCTCCCGCGAGGGCCGCGCTCCGCAGCGGCCGTTCCTGATCACCGTGCAGCCCAGCGTCGCCGACCCGACCCGCGCCCCCGAGGGCAAGCACGTCTTCTGGGCGTACGGCCATGTCCCGAACGGCTGGTCCGGCGACCTCACCGACGCCATGGAACGCCAACTGGAGCGCTTCGCCCCCGGTTTCCGCGACCGTGTGCTCGCCCGCGCCGTCGCCGGCCCCGCCGAGCTGGCCGCCCACAACGCCAACTACGTCGGCGGCGACATCGCCTGCGGCGCGGCGTCCGGACTCCAGCTGCTGCTGCGCCCCAGACTTTCCCTGTTCCCCTACCACACCCCGCATCCGGCGGTCTTCATCTGCTCCTCGGCCACTCCGCCGGGACCCGGCGTGCACGGCATGTCGGGGCACAACGCGGCCAAGGCCGTCTGGCGAAGACTGAGGCAGACATGA
- a CDS encoding serine hydrolase domain-containing protein, with protein MHHLVTHDRIAGAAVLVDGAGRDAACTSWSVTDGVADLRTDRPMNTTDRLRIGSVTKTFTATVVLQLAAERRLSLDAPVERYLPGLIRGSGYDGRRITVRQILQHTSGLPDYLDTPVWDHPERLRYRHFEPRELVARALRLPHPKRTWHYATTNYLIAGLIVQAVTGHTPETEITRRIITPLGLHDTYWPGDDPRVQGPYSHSYFVADDGRRTDGTSWNMTFGGTGGALVSTPADLNRFAAALFGGRLLPAAQLAQMRRTVAADPDRLWPGARYGLGLISSPLSCGGTWWGHAGTVPGGHRALVAVGPGGRGVAVALNEIPATLQAEQDFLDVVDKALCEGRTSERQDIA; from the coding sequence GTGCACCACTTGGTCACGCACGACCGGATCGCCGGTGCCGCCGTCCTCGTCGACGGCGCCGGCCGGGACGCGGCCTGCACCAGCTGGTCCGTGACCGACGGAGTGGCCGATCTGCGCACGGACCGCCCGATGAACACCACCGACCGGCTGCGCATCGGCAGTGTCACCAAGACCTTCACCGCGACGGTCGTCCTGCAACTCGCCGCCGAGCGGCGCCTGTCCCTGGACGCGCCCGTCGAGCGTTACCTGCCCGGCCTGATCCGCGGCTCCGGGTACGACGGCCGCCGGATCACCGTACGGCAGATCCTGCAGCACACCAGCGGGCTCCCCGACTACCTCGACACGCCCGTATGGGATCATCCCGAGCGGCTGCGGTACCGGCACTTCGAGCCGCGCGAACTCGTCGCCCGGGCCCTGCGGTTGCCGCACCCCAAGCGGACCTGGCACTACGCGACCACCAACTACCTCATAGCCGGGCTGATCGTGCAGGCGGTCACCGGACACACCCCGGAGACGGAGATCACCCGGCGGATCATTACGCCGCTCGGGCTGCACGACACGTACTGGCCCGGAGACGATCCGCGCGTCCAAGGGCCGTACTCCCACAGCTACTTCGTCGCCGACGACGGGCGCCGTACCGACGGCACCAGCTGGAACATGACCTTCGGCGGCACCGGTGGGGCCCTGGTGTCCACGCCGGCCGACCTGAACCGGTTCGCCGCCGCTCTGTTCGGCGGCCGGCTGCTGCCCGCGGCCCAACTCGCCCAGATGCGGCGGACCGTGGCGGCCGACCCCGACCGGCTCTGGCCCGGCGCCCGCTACGGCCTCGGGCTGATCTCCTCGCCCCTGTCCTGCGGCGGCACCTGGTGGGGCCACGCGGGAACGGTGCCCGGCGGCCACCGGGCGCTGGTCGCCGTCGGCCCCGGCGGTCGCGGTGTCGCCGTGGCCCTGAACGAGATACCGGCCACGCTCCAGGCCGAACAGGACTTCCTCGACGTCGTCGACAAGGCCCTCTGCGAGGGGCGCACGTCCGAAAGGCAGGACATCGCATGA
- a CDS encoding inositol monophosphatase family protein yields the protein MIEDTETIDEFLARCSADVEEAVRKAAAAEILPRFRRLAEHEVDQKSGPHDLVTDADRLAELRLTQDLGALLPGSVVVGEEAVHADPSTYAALQGDAPVWIVDPVDGTRQFVHGDDGFCTLVALAHRGVVLASWTYAAARDQLATAVRGQGAFLDGERLFAGPPAPGRDLVVATSHPDYTTDAEKRALHALRTDGFAPRACGSAGLEYLAVARGELDAVAFSWEAAWDHAAGLLLVEEAGGAHLTRAGEPFRVTGGNALPFTAARDAATAHRVAELLRAGA from the coding sequence ATGATCGAAGACACGGAAACCATCGACGAGTTTCTCGCACGCTGCTCGGCCGACGTGGAGGAAGCGGTCCGCAAGGCGGCCGCGGCCGAGATCCTGCCCCGCTTCCGCCGCCTCGCCGAGCACGAGGTGGACCAGAAGAGCGGCCCGCACGACCTGGTGACGGACGCCGACCGGCTGGCCGAGCTGCGGCTCACCCAGGACCTGGGCGCGCTGCTGCCCGGCTCGGTGGTGGTCGGCGAGGAGGCGGTGCACGCCGACCCGTCGACCTATGCGGCGCTCCAGGGCGACGCGCCGGTGTGGATCGTCGACCCGGTCGACGGCACCCGCCAGTTCGTCCACGGCGACGACGGGTTCTGCACCCTGGTCGCGCTCGCCCACCGCGGCGTCGTCCTCGCCTCCTGGACCTACGCCGCGGCGCGCGACCAGCTCGCCACCGCAGTCCGCGGCCAGGGCGCCTTCCTCGACGGCGAGCGGCTGTTCGCGGGCCCGCCCGCGCCCGGCCGGGACCTCGTCGTCGCCACGTCCCACCCGGACTACACCACCGACGCGGAGAAGCGCGCGCTGCACGCCCTGCGGACCGACGGCTTCGCCCCGCGCGCCTGCGGTTCGGCGGGCCTGGAGTATCTCGCCGTCGCCCGGGGCGAGTTGGACGCGGTCGCGTTCTCCTGGGAGGCGGCCTGGGACCACGCGGCGGGTCTCCTCCTGGTCGAGGAGGCGGGCGGCGCGCACCTCACCCGCGCCGGCGAGCCGTTCCGCGTGACCGGCGGCAACGCCCTGCCGTTCACCGCGGCCCGGGACGCCGCGACGGCCCACCGGGTGGCCGAGCTGCTGCGCGCGGGGGCCTGA
- a CDS encoding gamma-glutamyltransferase family protein — translation MFTTRPTLQGTFGMVSSTHWLASQSAMAVLEDGGNAFDAAVAGAFVLHVVEPHLNGPAGEVPILLAPAGGAVRVLCGQGVTPAGASVAHYRGLGLDLVPGTGPLAAAVPGAFDAWLLLLRDHGTKSLDGVLRYAIGYAEHGHAPVEKVGATVETVRELFETEWTSSAEVYLPGGRAPRPGERFRNPALAATWQRLLAETARAGDREARIDAAREVWRSGFIAEALVRQSRRPTMDTSGTRHTGTLTEADLAGWSATYETPVTYDWNGWTVCKAGPWSQGPALLQQLALLPPELPAYGSADYVHLLIEGCKLAMADREAWYGDAAEVPVAELLSADYNAGRRALVGAKASWELRPGSPGGRPPRLPAQVYARVQSADLPGFDPMGAGEPTVAELPGEPQVAGDGTTRGDTCHLDVVDRWGNMIAATPSGGWLQSNPVVPELGFPLGTRLQMAWLEEGLPNSLTPGRRPRTTLTPSLALRDGVPVLAFGTPGGDQQDQWQLHFLLAATLRAPVRGALDLQGAIDAPNWHNESFPSSFYPRGHRPGSVTVESRMDADVIEELRRRGHDVRVGPAWSEGRLCAVARDPETGVLSAAANPRGMQGYAVGR, via the coding sequence GTGTTCACCACTCGGCCCACTCTGCAAGGCACCTTCGGGATGGTGTCCTCCACCCACTGGCTGGCCTCGCAGTCGGCGATGGCGGTTCTGGAGGACGGGGGCAACGCCTTCGACGCCGCCGTGGCGGGCGCGTTTGTGCTGCATGTGGTGGAGCCACATCTCAACGGGCCCGCCGGTGAGGTGCCCATCCTGCTCGCCCCGGCGGGCGGAGCGGTGCGGGTGCTCTGCGGGCAGGGCGTGACCCCGGCCGGCGCCTCCGTCGCGCACTACCGGGGGCTCGGGCTGGACCTCGTACCCGGCACCGGGCCGCTCGCGGCCGCCGTGCCCGGCGCCTTCGACGCCTGGCTGCTGCTCCTGCGCGACCACGGCACGAAGTCCCTGGACGGCGTTCTGAGGTACGCCATCGGATACGCCGAGCATGGGCACGCGCCCGTGGAGAAGGTCGGCGCGACCGTGGAGACCGTACGGGAGCTGTTCGAGACGGAGTGGACCTCTTCGGCGGAGGTCTATCTGCCCGGTGGCCGGGCACCGCGGCCCGGTGAGCGCTTCCGCAATCCCGCCCTCGCCGCCACCTGGCAGCGGCTGCTCGCCGAGACCGCCCGGGCCGGGGACCGGGAGGCCCGGATCGACGCCGCACGCGAGGTGTGGCGCTCCGGCTTCATCGCCGAGGCGCTGGTACGGCAGTCCCGGCGGCCCACGATGGACACCAGCGGGACACGCCACACCGGCACGCTCACCGAGGCCGACCTCGCCGGCTGGTCGGCGACCTACGAGACCCCGGTGACCTACGACTGGAACGGCTGGACCGTGTGCAAGGCCGGCCCCTGGAGCCAGGGCCCCGCCCTCCTGCAGCAGCTCGCCCTGCTCCCGCCGGAACTGCCCGCCTACGGCTCCGCCGACTACGTCCACCTGCTGATCGAGGGCTGCAAGCTCGCCATGGCCGACCGCGAGGCCTGGTACGGCGACGCCGCCGAGGTTCCGGTGGCCGAGCTGCTCTCGGCGGACTACAACGCCGGCCGGCGGGCCCTGGTCGGCGCCAAGGCCTCCTGGGAGCTGCGGCCCGGCAGCCCCGGCGGACGCCCCCCGCGGCTGCCTGCGCAGGTGTACGCGCGCGTGCAGAGCGCCGACCTGCCCGGCTTCGACCCGATGGGCGCCGGCGAGCCGACCGTCGCGGAGCTGCCCGGCGAGCCGCAGGTGGCCGGCGACGGCACCACCCGTGGTGACACCTGCCACCTGGACGTCGTCGACCGCTGGGGCAACATGATCGCGGCCACGCCCAGCGGCGGCTGGCTGCAGTCCAACCCGGTCGTGCCCGAGCTGGGCTTCCCGCTCGGCACGCGGCTGCAGATGGCCTGGCTGGAGGAGGGCCTGCCGAACTCCCTCACCCCGGGCCGCCGCCCGCGCACCACCCTCACCCCGTCCCTCGCGCTCCGCGACGGCGTGCCGGTCCTGGCCTTCGGCACGCCCGGCGGCGACCAGCAGGACCAGTGGCAGCTGCACTTCCTCCTCGCCGCCACCCTGCGCGCACCGGTCCGTGGCGCCCTCGACCTGCAGGGCGCGATCGACGCCCCGAACTGGCACAACGAGAGCTTCCCCAGCTCCTTCTACCCGCGTGGCCACCGCCCCGGCAGCGTCACCGTGGAGTCCCGCATGGACGCGGACGTGATCGAGGAGCTGCGGCGGCGCGGCCACGACGTCCGGGTCGGCCCCGCCTGGTCCGAAGGGCGCCTGTGCGCGGTGGCCCGGGACCCGGAGACCGGCGTGCTGTCGGCGGCGGCGAACCCGCGCGGAATGCAGGGATACGCGGTGGGCCGCTGA
- a CDS encoding alpha/beta fold hydrolase, with product MPTTPAVPTTPAVPAAAGDPLARYHHQHLHWKSCRLGPDDTTGKELEQAGAQCADVTVPLDYARPAGRTITVALSRIRATDTAHRVGALLLNSGGPGGQTIGDPPWVRKAMKDVGARYDVVGVDPRFVGRSTPLDCQWPTGSMFRGAGGGRAGFDRMVALSADLARRCRTHAGALVPYATTRNTARDMDVIRAALGERRISYLGYSYGSYLGQVYATMFPDRTDRVVLDGVIDPGRYGPRLLRGTEEANRNALRDWAGWAAAHDAAYGLGRTRSAVLATVDAVRSAAARTPLRLGAHRVDGHILPVVVFNGLSQDNPTAYGDLARAVRDLRRAAEGRTVAPSSWLAGTLDFLLTGHDSTYGSAQTAILCGDVAAPRDPETYWRDLRRAGSRDKLFAPVANDINPCAFWDPPRERPTPIRGDLPALLVNATGDPRTTFRGAETVHRNWPGSRLVTLLGADQHAVYGVFGSSCVDATVNAYLGTGRLPAEDVGCARPAA from the coding sequence ATGCCCACCACGCCCGCCGTACCCACCACGCCCGCCGTGCCCGCCGCGGCCGGCGACCCCCTCGCCCGCTACCACCACCAGCACCTCCACTGGAAGAGCTGCCGGCTCGGCCCCGACGACACCACGGGCAAGGAACTGGAGCAGGCCGGTGCCCAATGCGCCGACGTCACCGTGCCGTTGGACTACGCGCGCCCCGCCGGCCGCACGATCACCGTCGCCCTCTCCCGGATCCGGGCCACCGACACCGCCCATCGCGTCGGCGCGCTGCTGCTCAACAGCGGTGGCCCCGGCGGGCAGACGATCGGTGATCCGCCGTGGGTGCGCAAGGCGATGAAGGACGTCGGCGCGCGCTACGACGTGGTGGGGGTGGATCCGCGCTTCGTCGGCCGGAGCACCCCGCTGGACTGCCAGTGGCCCACCGGCAGCATGTTCCGCGGGGCGGGTGGCGGCCGCGCCGGCTTCGACCGCATGGTGGCCTTGTCCGCGGACCTCGCCCGCCGGTGCCGTACACACGCGGGCGCCCTGGTGCCGTACGCCACCACCCGGAACACCGCCCGCGACATGGACGTGATCCGCGCCGCCCTGGGGGAACGCCGGATCTCCTATCTCGGGTACTCGTACGGCAGTTACCTCGGCCAGGTGTACGCGACGATGTTCCCGGACCGGACCGACCGGGTCGTCCTGGACGGCGTGATCGATCCCGGCCGCTACGGTCCGAGGCTGCTGCGCGGCACGGAGGAGGCCAACCGGAACGCCCTGCGGGACTGGGCCGGCTGGGCCGCCGCGCACGACGCGGCCTACGGTCTGGGGCGGACCCGCAGTGCGGTGCTGGCGACCGTGGACGCCGTGCGGTCGGCCGCCGCACGCACCCCCCTGCGGCTCGGCGCCCACCGGGTGGACGGGCACATCCTGCCCGTCGTCGTCTTCAACGGCCTCTCCCAGGACAATCCCACGGCCTACGGCGATCTCGCCCGGGCCGTGCGCGACCTGCGGCGCGCCGCCGAGGGCCGGACCGTCGCCCCGTCATCCTGGCTGGCCGGCACACTGGACTTCCTGCTGACCGGGCACGACTCCACCTACGGCAGCGCTCAGACGGCGATCCTCTGCGGCGACGTGGCCGCTCCGCGCGACCCGGAGACCTACTGGCGCGATCTGCGGCGTGCCGGGTCGCGGGACAAGCTGTTCGCTCCCGTCGCGAACGACATCAACCCGTGCGCCTTCTGGGATCCGCCGCGCGAACGCCCCACGCCGATCCGCGGCGACCTGCCGGCCCTGCTCGTGAACGCCACCGGTGACCCGCGCACCACCTTCCGCGGCGCCGAGACGGTCCACCGCAACTGGCCCGGCTCCCGTCTGGTCACCCTGCTCGGCGCGGACCAGCACGCGGTGTACGGCGTCTTCGGCAGCTCCTGCGTGGATGCCACGGTCAACGCCTATCTCGGCACCGGGCGCCTGCCGGCCGAGGACGTCGGCTGCGCCAGGCCGGCCGCCTGA